The Fortiea contorta PCC 7126 genome has a segment encoding these proteins:
- a CDS encoding alpha/beta fold hydrolase codes for MTTALHWQERVGNQRDWVWRGWQIRYTYIRPTQNTHKKAPLILLHGFGASIGHWRHNLEVLGEHHTVYALDMLGFGASEKAPANYNINLWVEQVYDFWQTFIRQPVILVGNSNGSLISLAAAAAHPDMVQGIVMMSLPDPSLEQEAIPPALRPIVRAIKNIVASPLILKPLFNLVRRPGVVRRWASLAYANPEAITDELIEILAGPPQDRGSARAFSALFKATIGIDFSPSVKKVLPTLAIPMLLIWGQKDRFVPPVLASRFIQYNQKLELLNLEDVGHCPHDECPEKVNQAILDWIEQSLGNSLDNKK; via the coding sequence GTGACCACGGCGCTACACTGGCAAGAGCGAGTTGGTAATCAAAGAGATTGGGTTTGGCGAGGCTGGCAAATCCGCTACACTTACATTCGCCCCACCCAAAACACTCACAAAAAAGCACCCTTGATTCTACTACATGGCTTTGGTGCTTCCATTGGTCATTGGCGACATAATTTAGAAGTTCTAGGCGAGCATCATACAGTCTACGCCTTAGACATGCTTGGGTTCGGCGCTTCTGAAAAAGCCCCAGCCAACTACAACATTAACCTTTGGGTAGAGCAAGTTTATGATTTTTGGCAAACTTTTATCCGTCAGCCAGTAATCTTGGTGGGTAATTCCAACGGTTCATTAATTTCCCTCGCCGCCGCCGCTGCTCATCCTGACATGGTGCAGGGTATAGTCATGATGAGCTTACCAGACCCATCCTTAGAACAAGAAGCCATACCCCCTGCCTTGCGCCCCATCGTCAGAGCCATTAAAAATATTGTCGCATCTCCGTTAATACTCAAACCCCTATTTAACCTAGTGCGGCGACCGGGAGTAGTGCGTCGCTGGGCTAGTCTGGCCTATGCTAACCCAGAAGCTATCACCGACGAACTCATAGAAATCTTGGCCGGGCCTCCCCAAGACCGGGGTTCGGCCCGCGCTTTCAGCGCTTTATTCAAGGCCACAATCGGCATTGACTTTAGCCCCAGTGTCAAGAAAGTTTTACCAACCTTAGCAATTCCCATGCTACTGATTTGGGGACAAAAAGATAGATTTGTCCCGCCAGTACTTGCTAGCCGATTTATTCAATACAACCAAAAATTGGAGTTACTCAACCTAGAAGATGTAGGGCATTGTCCCCATGATGAGTGTCCGGAGAAAGTCAACCAAGCTATTTTAGATTGGATTGAACAATCTCTCGGTAATAGCCTTGACAATAAAAAATAA
- a CDS encoding BON domain-containing protein, whose translation MGWLKRLFGMEKPENAEVNPNPQAVAQAPAATQQSTTTTQSIPPERLGLNGEYDQSGLAKRVALAFDQDAQLDDMNTLWVAQTGGTVVLKGQVPSQDLLNKMVSVAKAVNGADAVDTTQVKIG comes from the coding sequence ATGGGTTGGTTAAAGAGACTGTTCGGCATGGAAAAACCAGAAAATGCTGAAGTTAACCCTAATCCTCAAGCAGTAGCGCAGGCTCCTGCGGCTACTCAGCAGTCTACGACAACGACTCAATCCATTCCCCCAGAACGCTTGGGATTAAATGGAGAATATGACCAGAGCGGGTTAGCGAAGCGGGTAGCGTTGGCTTTTGATCAGGATGCTCAACTAGATGACATGAATACTCTTTGGGTAGCGCAAACAGGGGGGACTGTGGTTTTAAAAGGTCAAGTCCCCAGTCAAGATCTTCTCAATAAGATGGTTTCTGTAGCCAAGGCGGTTAACGGCGCTGATGCCGTTGACACAACTCAAGTCAAAATTGGTTAG
- the ilvN gene encoding acetolactate synthase small subunit, with translation MKHTLSVLVEDEAGVLSRISSLFARRGFNIESLAVGPAEQGGVSRITMVVPGDDRVIEQLTKQLYKLVNVLKVQDITETPCVERELMLLKVNANSTNRSEVVGIAQIFRARVVDVAEDSLTLEVVGDPGKMVAIVQVLQKFGLREIARTGKISLIRESGVNTELLKSLEAKV, from the coding sequence ATGAAACATACTCTATCAGTATTAGTAGAAGATGAAGCGGGTGTACTCTCCCGCATTTCTAGTTTGTTTGCTCGTCGTGGTTTTAATATCGAAAGCCTAGCTGTCGGCCCGGCTGAACAGGGGGGAGTTTCCCGAATTACGATGGTTGTACCTGGCGACGATCGCGTGATTGAACAACTGACTAAGCAATTATACAAGCTTGTCAATGTCCTCAAGGTGCAGGACATTACAGAAACTCCTTGTGTGGAGCGAGAATTGATGCTCTTGAAGGTGAATGCTAACAGCACCAACCGCTCAGAGGTGGTGGGAATAGCTCAGATTTTCCGGGCGCGGGTGGTAGATGTGGCTGAAGATTCTTTGACTTTAGAGGTAGTGGGTGATCCTGGGAAAATGGTAGCGATCGTCCAGGTACTGCAAAAATTTGGCCTCAGAGAAATAGCCCGCACCGGCAAAATTTCTCTGATCCGCGAGTCTGGTGTCAATACTGAGTTACTCAAATCTTTAGAAGCAAAGGTCTAG
- a CDS encoding rubrerythrin family protein, translating to MNSSNFTTVQNLEAAFGGESMANRKYLFFAEVARKIGFKDLAKLFQETAEQETQHAFSHFVLLHPELVVENPEALSAEQKREIMSRCLSLAIEGETYEYSIMYPDFAAAAQRDRHQSAADEFLKQVQESTDHANTFREAAHRFGLLKFVENYHADRYAEALTVLNGGQATAKVVSSDPQIRKWICRQCSMIYDPVAGDPDSGIAPGTPFEQIPDDWHCPICGASKKTFKLLEENVS from the coding sequence ATGAACTCCTCAAATTTTACTACTGTGCAAAACTTAGAAGCTGCCTTTGGTGGTGAATCGATGGCAAATCGCAAGTATCTTTTTTTTGCAGAGGTAGCGCGGAAAATTGGCTTTAAAGACTTGGCGAAACTTTTTCAGGAAACAGCAGAACAAGAAACCCAACATGCTTTTTCACATTTTGTTTTGCTACATCCAGAACTTGTGGTAGAAAATCCTGAGGCGTTGAGTGCAGAACAAAAGCGAGAAATTATGTCCCGCTGTTTATCTTTAGCCATCGAAGGCGAAACCTATGAATACAGTATCATGTATCCTGATTTTGCTGCAGCGGCTCAACGCGATCGCCATCAATCAGCGGCTGATGAATTTCTCAAGCAAGTGCAAGAATCCACAGACCACGCTAACACTTTTCGGGAGGCTGCACATCGGTTTGGCTTGCTAAAATTTGTGGAAAATTACCATGCTGACCGCTACGCTGAAGCTTTAACGGTTTTAAATGGCGGCCAAGCTACAGCTAAAGTTGTCAGCAGTGATCCTCAAATTCGTAAATGGATTTGCCGACAATGCAGTATGATTTATGATCCTGTTGCTGGTGATCCTGATTCAGGAATTGCTCCCGGTACACCTTTTGAGCAAATTCCTGATGATTGGCATTGTCCCATCTGCGGTGCGAGTAAAAAAACTTTTAAATTATTGGAAGAGAACGTCTCTTAG